TATTCCTATCACTCTTAATGGTGTGAAGAAAGGTAGGGATGTTTAGGGTTGATCTCTCAATAGCCACAGTATCGTGAATAGTCCAATTCAGATACCTATTTACTTTGAGTTCTTAACTCTTATTCGCTATGAGTTCAATAATAACATGATGTCTTCTGGCAACTCAGCAACAATTGAAGAATCAAATATTTGCATACCCCCAAATCCATTGAAGTAACGAGCAAGATCAACTCCTAGGGTTTGAATTTTTGTGAAGTCAGTTCTGGCATTGTCCCATTCTCTTTGATCTATCCATATTAGGCCCCGATTGAAATAGGCCATGGTATAGTTCGGGTACAGTTCTATCGCCCGGCTATAGTCTGCAATAGCAGAATTATTCTCGTTCCTGCCAATCAGGTTATAAGCAAGCCCGCGAATATAATAGGCACGGGCAATTGTCAAATTATCTGCACGGGTAGAACCATCTGTCATCATCTCTATAGCTCTACCGCAGTAGGCAATCGCTAGATCCAAAGAACTGGGATAGGTGTCTATATTTAGCCCTGCAGATTCTGCTTCCTGATTGTGGCCGTATCTTATCTCTTCCATAGCAGATTGAATTTCCTGATTGCTAAGATGCAAATACTCTTGAACTGTGAGGCCGCGTAATGATAGATCGCGGGTATATATGCGCACGAACCCCTCGATGTCTGGATAAATATGCGCTTCAGTGATACCTGATACATTAACCAGAGATGTAAGAATTTCTTGCTTTTTACTCTCCCTGACTATACATTCAGCATCCGTTTCAATTTCGAGCACACGACCACCAAATACAAAGACAGATTGCTGAGTGATAATGCGTTTATTCTGATGACTTGGTTGCCAATAGTAGCAAGTATCTTCCTGAAAAAAATAACTGATGTTTTCTCTCAGTAGGTCATGAGTAACCTTTCGGAAGCGTGTGACATCATCATAACTTAGAACTGCTACCTTACCATCTTCCTGTGTGTCTGAGGTGCTTTGCTGGCAAGCAAACCAGAGAGCAACTTGGGAATTATAAGTAAAGTCAATAAGACAAGTAGGTACTCCAAAGTGTTGGAGTTCAGCCAGTAACTCTAGATCTGAAAACCGCCTCCCATCTTTTTGATCATGTCCGTGCTGACGCGCTTCCCCTATTAACATTCTATCATTGCTAACAAGCGTGTTAAGATCAGTTAAACCCTGCCTGAGCATCAGACGATAGGTAGACGAATGTATTTTATAACTTTTCTTTGAAACACCGCGAAAGATATGCTGTCCAAAATCGAATTGCGATGACCATTCTATAAATTCAGTCAATGTTGATACTTCTACTGGTTCCATTTTATTTTTTCCTAACGTTATTGGGCTGAATCAAAAACCGCTGCCAACATGCGGATGTCGTTACATTTCACATCAATCTTGATCGTACCAGCAAAGACGGTGCCCGGAAACTTTAACGCCAAACCGTATTGGAAAATAGAGGAGGCAACGGTAGAAAAGATCGTAACCGCAGCGTTGGCACGGATAATACACATTGGGCAAATCCCGATGTAACACAAAAGTCCGCGAGGAGACACTCCGTGCCAGAGGGAGGCCACTCGAGCAACAAGAGTACAACACAGCAATTATTGCTGATACCGTATTGTAAAAGATATAACCCAACGTTTGTAAGGGGGGTAAACGCCTTGTTGATGCTCTTTCAACAAGCTGCGTTAGCAGTGAACAAGGGACGCAGCAGCTCACAACATCACCGTGGTTTATGTTCAATTCAGCCACAGGGCCGTTCATCTTTGCAATGCTAACATTGATATGTCGACTCTGCATTCTCGTCACCTTGCATTCGGTGCTGGATTTCAAAAGACTGCGCGCCTGGTATTTTTCCACGCAGTGGGCTTCAATTGGCAACAATGTATAAAAAAATGCGAATTTTGTCAATACTTTTTCAAAGTTTCAAAGAGATGTAATAGGACTTACGCATTTCTTCTTAAAGTTCCCCTGATAAGGGGATTTAGGGGGGTTTAAAGAACGGAAATTATCATTTTTCGCGTCTAAATGCCCGATATTTGCTCAATTTACGTCCATCCTGTGTAAGCAACGTTCAATATTAATCATGTCTGTTGTTCATCAATACGGACTACGAGGACAGTATCCATCCGAAATAGGATCCCCGGTGAGGATGCACAGCCTAACAGGCTATGCTACAAAGATG
The nucleotide sequence above comes from Candidatus Poribacteria bacterium. Encoded proteins:
- a CDS encoding FRG domain-containing protein — its product is MEPVEVSTLTEFIEWSSQFDFGQHIFRGVSKKSYKIHSSTYRLMLRQGLTDLNTLVSNDRMLIGEARQHGHDQKDGRRFSDLELLAELQHFGVPTCLIDFTYNSQVALWFACQQSTSDTQEDGKVAVLSYDDVTRFRKVTHDLLRENISYFFQEDTCYYWQPSHQNKRIITQQSVFVFGGRVLEIETDAECIVRESKKQEILTSLVNVSGITEAHIYPDIEGFVRIYTRDLSLRGLTVQEYLHLSNQEIQSAMEEIRYGHNQEAESAGLNIDTYPSSLDLAIAYCGRAIEMMTDGSTRADNLTIARAYYIRGLAYNLIGRNENNSAIADYSRAIELYPNYTMAYFNRGLIWIDQREWDNARTDFTKIQTLGVDLARYFNGFGGMQIFDSSIVAELPEDIMLLLNS